One Scomber scombrus chromosome 1, fScoSco1.1, whole genome shotgun sequence DNA segment encodes these proteins:
- the LOC133985227 gene encoding SHC-transforming protein 1-like, producing the protein MLKRTKYSRLRNDSLTSLEDRPQKMLPLKKDLCLDSDFAHLDPGTPAHHGPSTLRDFIPRVANIRLQSPISLRGLRGQTNTPRDRTIDGHADRPLSRTEWGSGHNQTFCSQPSFNVPLSTVQNLTHSALQNTKRPITLHRMASLPWTPGCPPCSQHKGGLCCLKTFSAIEDCTTVGTANTAVHHHIKYMGSVEVTQSMRTLDFDTRMQVTREAISRLCERTSTKTAVKTKRPSFKGLSAVLGQINLQFSGSRIILTVSTDSMTLIAASSLQKIAHHPMQAISFASGGDPDMADYIAYVAKDLVNQRACHILECPKGRASEVINSIGQAFETRFRQLLSHTPALHSTNSRSVVRICSNWSPEEAITDQKDKQDGEVSKHRNYYNVIPGKTPPPGGIVDLRITRGEDEQDSGTQRVCSFQPVSLYENCSITEETPAPPAVESAVSPEQCAPLSETRIQNLIQEDGWFHGRLGREQAESLLTCSGDFLVRESSSASGQYVLSGMEGSTVRHLLLVDPHGQVRTRDQVFLSVGHLVRFHMESQMPIVSGCSELCLKQPVQKSNNLSLMFSSK; encoded by the exons ATGCTGAAGCGCACCAAATACAGTCGTCTGCGCAACGATTCTCTGACATCTCTGGAGGATCGGCCCCAAAAAATGCTGCCCCTGAAGAAGGATCTTTGCTTGGACTCTGATTTTGCTCATCTGGATCCCGGGACGCCTGCACACCATGGGCCATCCACCCTGAGGGACTTCATCCCCCGTGTGGCTAACATTCGATTACAAAGTCCTATTTCCCTGCGAGGCCTAAGGGgacagacaaacacacccaGGGACAGAACCATTGATGGACATGCTGACAGACCCTTGTCCAGAACAGAATGGGGCTCAGGACATAATCAGACATTTTGTAGCCAACCTTCCTTTAATGTGCCACTCTCCACTGTCCAAAACCTAACTCATTCGGCcctgcaaaacacaaaaagaccCATCACCCTGCATCGGATGGCCAGCCTCCCCTGGACCCCAGGCTGTCCCCCTTGCTCCCAACACAAAGGTGGTTTGTGCTGTTTGAAGACTTTCTCTGCAATAGAGGATTGCACAACCGTGGGGACAGCAAACACAGCGGTTCACCATCACATCAAG TACATGGGTAGTGTAGAGGTGACCCAGTCCATGAGAACCCTCGACTTTGATACGAGAATGCAAGTCACACG AGAGGCAATCAGCAGACTGTGTGAGAGGACATCCACCAAGACGGCAGTGAAAACTAAAAGG CCTTCATTTAAAGGACTGTctgctgttctgggtcaaatcaACCTGCAGTTTTCTGGGAGCAGGATCATCCTTACTGTCTCCACCGACAGCATGACTCTGATCGCTGCCTCTTCCTTACAG AAGATTGCCCACCACCCCATGCAGGCCATCTCATTTGCCTCAGGAGGAGACCCA GACATGGCAGATTACATTGCTTATGTTGCTAAGGACCTGGTCAACCAGAGAG CATGTCACATCCTGGAGTGTCCGAAGGGTCGGGCCAGTGAGGTCATCAACAGCATTGGTCAGGCCTTTGAGACTCGTTTCCGCCAACTTCTCAGCCACACACCGGCACTCCACTCAACTAATTCCAG GTCAGTGGTGAGAATCTGCAGCAACTGGAGCCCAGAGGAGGCCATAACAGAccagaaagacaaacaggatGGTGAAGTCAGCAAGCACCGAAACTACTATAACGTGATTCCAGGAAAGACACCGCCTCCTGGTGGAATAGTGGACCTGCGGATCACAAGAGGAGAAGATGAACAGGATTCTGGCACACAGAGG GTTTGTTCATTTCAGCCTGTTTCATTGTATGAGAACTGCTCCATCACAGAAGAGACTCCAGCTCCACCTGCAG TGGAATCTGCGGTCAGTCCTGAACAGTGTGCTCCTCTGTCTGAGACACGGATCCAGAACCTGATCCAGGAGGATGGCTGGTTTCATGGCAG GTTAGGAAGAGAGCAGGCAGAGTCTCTTCTCACCTGCAGTGGGGATTTCTTGGTCAGAGAGAGCAGCTCTGCCTCCGGTCAGTATGTCCTCAGTGGTATGGAGGGATCCACCGTGCGTCACCTACTGCTGGTTGATCCACACGGACAG GTACGGACCCGTGATCAGGTGTTCCTGAGCGTCGGTCACCTGGTGCGTTTCCACATGGAGAGCCAGATGCCCATCGTTTCTGGGTGCAGTGAGCTGTGTTTGAAACAGCC TgtacaaaaatcaaataatttgtCACTAATGTTTAGCAGTAAATGA